In Pyrus communis chromosome 1, drPyrComm1.1, whole genome shotgun sequence, the following are encoded in one genomic region:
- the LOC137743073 gene encoding pathogenesis-related protein PRMS-like, whose translation MTSMGSRVTILATIVCIFICLEAAQARHHIRRAPTANPHDFLKVHNNLRRKIGLPPLVWDENLATVARIYTKQRASMDCRMVHSTGPYGENIFWGGGNQPWGARFAAKSWSHENLFYDYQTDSCKTGQMCGHYTQMVWKDTKRLGCAREVCRNGAGELIICNYDPPGNWVGEKPY comes from the coding sequence atgacaTCAATGGGAAGCCGAGTAACTATTTTAGCAACTATCGTATGCATTTTCATTTGTCTTGAGGCCGCACAAGCTCGTCATCATATTCGCCGTGCTCCAACAGCGAACCCTCATGATTTTCTGAAGGTTCACAACAATTTACGACGGAAAATTGGCCTACCGCCCTTGGTGTGGGACGAAAACCTAGCAACGGTTGCTAGGATTTACACGAAACAGAGAGCGAGCATGGACTGCAGGATGGTACACTCGACGGGGCCTTACGGGGAGAACATCTTCTGGGGTGGCGGGAATCAACCGTGGGGGGCGAGGTTTGCGGCGAAGTCGTGGTCTCACGAGAATTTGTTCTATGATTACCAGACGGATAGTTGTAAAACCGGGCAGATGTGTGGGCATTATACGCAAATGGTGTGGAAGGACACGAAGCGTCTGGGTTGTGCACGAGAGGTTTGCAGAAATGGAGCTGGGGAGCTCATCATATGTAACTATGATCCGCCAGGAAATTGGGTTGGAGAGAAACCCTATTAG